In a single window of the Ignavibacteria bacterium genome:
- a CDS encoding META domain-containing protein, giving the protein MKRSIILTICAALILAENIYSQNQNELAGTWQGKLPCADCEYINYKLILLSDNTYKDEMDYYNKDVKPFQTAGKWSFSDNILTLDESTGMKQKFRLSGNTLNLLDASGNSVPQGQITRMTKEQPVETDRWAAKRSKGIDFTGMGNEPFWNIDLDLDDKTLTYSRLGESSITFTNIKEAAVMDAPVITYQGNTAKHEISVDIIKQECTDNMAGDVFPYKVTVKLRTGKSLKVDTLNGCGTYLADLRLGGNWLISKVNGKDISEYKIMKEKSPQMVLSLSLERFSGNAGCNSFFGSFESKGNKLRFGKTASTMMMCPDMKLENDVFSIINEGYYSFIIENNILTLIDMKGNVVIDFIKAD; this is encoded by the coding sequence ATGAAAAGATCAATTATTTTAACCATCTGCGCAGCTTTGATTTTAGCGGAAAATATTTATTCACAGAATCAAAATGAGCTTGCAGGCACTTGGCAGGGAAAGCTTCCCTGCGCTGACTGCGAATACATTAATTACAAGCTTATTCTGCTTAGTGATAATACCTATAAAGATGAAATGGATTATTACAACAAGGATGTTAAACCATTTCAGACAGCAGGCAAATGGAGCTTTAGTGATAACATACTTACTTTGGATGAAAGTACCGGTATGAAACAAAAATTCAGATTAAGCGGAAATACATTGAACCTTCTGGACGCTTCAGGTAATTCCGTTCCACAAGGACAAATTACCAGAATGACTAAAGAGCAGCCTGTGGAAACTGACCGCTGGGCAGCAAAACGCAGCAAAGGAATAGATTTTACCGGGATGGGCAATGAACCATTCTGGAACATAGATCTGGATTTAGACGATAAGACTTTGACATATTCAAGGCTTGGTGAAAGCTCAATTACTTTTACTAATATCAAAGAAGCAGCGGTTATGGATGCACCTGTAATTACATATCAAGGAAATACAGCGAAACATGAAATTTCTGTTGATATAATCAAGCAGGAATGCACAGATAACATGGCGGGAGATGTTTTTCCTTACAAAGTAACAGTTAAGCTGCGCACCGGTAAAAGTCTGAAGGTTGATACGCTTAATGGCTGCGGCACTTACCTGGCTGATCTAAGGCTCGGCGGTAACTGGCTGATAAGTAAAGTGAACGGAAAAGATATAAGTGAATATAAGATCATGAAGGAAAAATCACCCCAAATGGTTCTTTCACTTTCGCTTGAGCGTTTCAGCGGCAACGCAGGCTGCAACAGCTTTTTTGGAAGCTTTGAATCAAAGGGCAACAAACTTCGTTTCGGCAAAACCGCTTCAACTATGATGATGTGTCCGGATATGAAGCTTGAAAACGATGTTTTCTCAATAATAAATGAAGGTTATTACAGTTTCATTATTGAAAATAACATTCTAACCCTTATTGATATGAAAGGCAATGTTGTTATTGATTTTATAAAGGCAGATTAA
- a CDS encoding winged helix-turn-helix transcriptional regulator has protein sequence MNKESESVKLDMLFSSLGDSTRREILSRIKEKPQNIIKLAEDFNMSLPAVSKHIKILSEAQFIIKEKKGRFIYCSYNFNAIKPALDWINTQHSLWDNSFNKLTELIKIKTITKRGRRNKR, from the coding sequence ATGAATAAAGAGTCGGAATCAGTCAAATTAGATATGTTATTCTCTTCACTTGGTGACAGCACCCGTAGAGAAATACTAAGCAGGATCAAGGAAAAGCCGCAGAATATAATAAAACTTGCAGAAGATTTTAATATGTCTTTACCGGCAGTTTCGAAACATATTAAGATATTAAGTGAAGCGCAGTTTATTATTAAAGAAAAAAAAGGACGGTTTATTTACTGCAGCTATAATTTCAATGCTATTAAGCCGGCATTGGATTGGATAAATACTCAGCACAGCCTATGGGATAACAGCTTTAACAAGCTAACAGAGTTAATAAAAATCAAAACGATTACTAAACGTGGAAGAAGAAATAAAAGATAA
- a CDS encoding SRPBCC domain-containing protein → MEEEIKDKTLIYLKREFPCSAEELFKAFLKEELFSKWFCPPGFEAGNFNVSPFEGGGYKCEFLKEGKHVLTIKGEYKEIKKFSRLIFTLMYDPDHSNIGKCIITVSFSGSDSRTTLVLNQEINGKIESSGRTKGWEFMFGVLEKLIIK, encoded by the coding sequence GTGGAAGAAGAAATAAAAGATAAAACGCTAATTTATTTAAAAAGAGAATTTCCATGCAGCGCAGAAGAGCTTTTTAAAGCTTTTTTAAAAGAAGAATTGTTCAGTAAATGGTTCTGTCCCCCGGGATTTGAAGCGGGTAATTTTAATGTATCTCCCTTTGAAGGAGGTGGCTATAAATGTGAATTTTTGAAAGAGGGGAAGCATGTATTAACCATCAAAGGTGAATATAAAGAAATAAAAAAATTCAGTCGCCTTATTTTCACATTAATGTATGATCCTGATCATTCAAATATAGGTAAATGCATAATTACAGTCAGCTTTTCAGGTTCAGATTCAAGAACTACACTTGTACTTAACCAGGAAATAAACGGGAAAATTGAAAGTAGCGGCAGAACCAAAGGCTGGGAATTTATGTTTGGTGTACTTGAAAAATTAATAATAAAATAA
- a CDS encoding helix-turn-helix transcriptional regulator — translation MEYLDKGKYYGVPNKVINLGDIVLTDNEYVHKKVDWHYHENAYFTYLIKGRLQEINKKETFNCNAGTLLFHNCQDAHYNIKPDGFTRGFQLEFSSGWLHKHDFKTENFEGSGIICDIELRNIFNNIYIESVLNDNVSAISIEALLTEFFTVMNRQHEISNSKLPSWLKTVESILTEETEMPLTLENLSERSGVHPVHISRMFPKYYGTTIGNYIRKIKINKAIDLIFNSELSLTQISAACGFSDQSHFIRVFRAFSKTTPQLFRKTLKN, via the coding sequence GTGGAATATTTAGACAAAGGTAAATATTACGGAGTACCAAATAAGGTTATAAATCTTGGAGATATTGTTCTCACTGATAACGAGTACGTTCATAAAAAAGTAGACTGGCATTACCACGAAAATGCGTATTTCACATATTTGATAAAGGGCCGGCTTCAGGAAATAAATAAAAAAGAAACATTTAATTGTAATGCCGGCACTCTGCTTTTCCATAATTGCCAGGATGCGCATTATAATATAAAACCGGATGGTTTTACCCGCGGATTCCAGCTTGAATTCAGCTCTGGCTGGCTGCACAAGCATGATTTCAAAACAGAAAATTTTGAAGGCTCAGGAATAATTTGTGATATTGAGCTTAGAAATATTTTCAATAATATTTATATAGAATCAGTATTAAATGATAATGTTTCGGCTATTTCCATTGAGGCTTTGCTTACAGAGTTTTTTACAGTTATGAACAGGCAGCATGAGATAAGCAATTCTAAATTACCTTCATGGTTAAAAACAGTGGAAAGCATTTTAACGGAAGAAACCGAAATGCCTCTAACTCTTGAAAATCTTTCAGAACGCTCCGGTGTCCACCCTGTTCATATTTCAAGGATGTTCCCAAAATACTACGGGACCACTATAGGTAATTATATCCGCAAAATTAAAATAAATAAAGCTATAGACCTAATTTTCAATTCAGAGCTCTCACTAACTCAAATAAGCGCAGCATGCGGCTTTTCCGATCAAAGTCATTTCATCCGTGTTTTCAGAGCTTTCAGCAAAACCACACCGCAATTATTCAGAAAAACACTGAAAAATTAA